The following are encoded in a window of Primulina eburnea isolate SZY01 chromosome 4, ASM2296580v1, whole genome shotgun sequence genomic DNA:
- the LOC140829868 gene encoding subtilisin-like protease produces the protein MASMFLLFFIFAFHFHLEMAQQEILQTYIIYVNLPEGHFPGQSQALETWYGSFLDGIHDLNRTPSRMVYMYRNVITGFAAKFYPNEVKEMEKKEGFLHARRQEKYSLHTTRSPNFLGLYQNLGTWSASNYGKGVIIGVVDSGITPGHPSFSGENVPPPPAKWKGKCELNKISCNNKLIGARNFASDDPGPPVDYDGHGTHTASTAAGNFVPDADIFGQANGTASGMAPLAHLAIYKACGYDCYNSDILAAMDTAIEDGVDILSVSLGTDLVLFYRDVIALGAFSAMKKGIFVSCSGGNSGPDKFSVSNAAPWILTVGASTIDRKIVATALLGNKEEFEGQTLYQPKNFHSRFWPLIFPGIRGDKKFRSASLCLPGALDDIDVKGKIVLCEIGGPIDGVEKGHVVRDSGGAGMILVNEKPDGYTTFADPHVLPAIDITYASGERIKSYINSTLSPTATILFKGTMIGDKTAPSVAFFSSRGPNLASPGILKPDIIGPGLNILAAWSESVDQNKNERASFNMISGTSMSCPHLSGIAALIKSSHPDWSPAMIKSAIMTSATQTNLDKRRILDERNKSADVFAIGAGHVNPTRALDPGLVYDISTRDYISYLCYIYNEKQAAIIVQRKIDCNGSKYKGLPEAELNYPSVSLELGYHERPVYSRTVTNVGDAKSVYHVKIERVPKVNLTVEPEVLTFTKVKERKTYKIYFSRHEFKEIESYVEGSITWVSLKYSVRIPISVKLVL, from the coding sequence ATGGCCTCCATGTTTCTTCTCTTCTTCATTTTTGCATTCCATTTCCATCTAGAAATGGCGCAGCAGGAAATCTTACAAACTTACATCATCTATGTCAACTTGCCTGAAGGTCACTTTCCAGGGCAATCACAGGCTCTGGAAACCTGGTATGGTTCATTTTTGGATGGAATACATGATCTGAATAGGACGCCGTCTCGTATGGTGTATATGTATCGAAACGTGATCACAGGATTTGCAGCTAAGTTTTATCCAAATGAAGTTAAGGAAATGGAGAAGAAAGAAGGTTTTTTGCATGCCAGGCGTCAAGAAAAATACTCTTTACATACAACTCGCAGTCCGAACTTTTTGGGATTGTATCAGAATCTTGGTACTTGGTCTGCCTCGAACTATGGAAAGGGTGTGATTATAGGAGTAGTGGACTCCGGAATAACACCTGGACATCCATCGTTCAGCGGTGAAAACGTCCCCCCACCGCCTGCGAAATGGAAGGGGAAATGTGAACTgaataaaatttcatgcaacAACAAGCTAATTGGTGCCAGGAATTTTGCAAGCGATGATCCTGGGCCACCTGTCGACTATGATGGGCATGGAACTCACACAGCCAGCACAGCTGCCGGAAACTTTGTCCCTGATGCCGACATATTTGGCCAAGCCAATGGCACAGCATCTGGCATGGCTCCTTTGGCTCACCTTGCCATTTACAAAGCATGTGGCTACGACTGTTACAACAGTGACATATTAGCCGCAATGGATACGGCAATAGAGGACGGTGTCgacattctttctgtttctctTGGTACAGATCTTGTTCTATTTTATCGAGATGTTATAGCATTGGGTGCATTTTCCGCCATGAAGAAGGGAATCTTTGTAAGCTGCTCAGGTGGTAACAGTGGCCCCGATAAATTTTCAGTGTCTAATGCTGCTCCCTGGATTCTTACAGTTGGTGCAAGTACAATCGACAGAAAAATAGTTGCTACAGCATTGCTCGGAAACAAAGAGGAATTTGAAGGTCAGACGCTGTACCAGCCGAAGAATTTTCATTCTAGGTTCTGGCCATTAATTTTTCCAGGCATCAGGGGGGACAAAAAATTCAGAAGTGCATCATTATGTCTGCCTGGAGCATTGGACGACATTGATGTGAAGGGAAAGATAGTATTGTGTGAGATAGGTGGACCGATAGATGGAGTAGAGAAAGGGCATGTAGTTCGAGATTCTGGTGGGGCAGGGATGATCCTGGTGAATGAAAAACCAGATGGATACACCACTTTTGCCGATCCTCATGTGCTTCCAGCTATAGACATTACTTACGCTTCGGGAGAAAGgattaaatcatatataaacTCAACTTTATCTCCAACGGCTACCATTTTATTCAAAGGGACAATGATTGGAGACAAAACGGCTCCAAGTGTTGCATTTTTTTCCTCCAGGGGCCCCAATCTTGCAAGTCCCGGGATCCTGAAACCCGATATTATCGGCCCTGGTTTGAATATTCTTGCAGCATGGTCTGAATCGGTGGACCAGAACAAGAACGAACGGGCAAGTTTTAACATGATTTCCGGAACTTCAATGTCCTGCCCTCACCTTAGTGGCATCGCGGCCCTGATCAAAAGTTCTCATCCTGATTGGTCTCCTGCAATGATTAAGTCAGCCATCATGACATCTGCCACCCAAACAAACCTTGACAAAAGGCGTATTCTTGATGAAAGAAACAAATCTGCCGACGTATTTGCCATTGGAGCCGGACATGTGAACCCAACTAGAGCACTGGATCCAGGGCTTGTTTACGATATTTCGACCCGTGATTATATCTCTTACTTGTGTTATATCTACAATGAAAAACAAGCCGCAATCATCGTGCAACGTAAAATCGATTGCAATGGATCTAAGTACAAAGGCTTGCCTGAAGCAGAGCTGAACTATCCGTCAGTTTCTTTGGAACTAGGATATCACGAAAGACCTGTATATTCCAGGACTGTGACAAACGTTGGCGATGCAAAATCAGTGTATCATGTCAAAATTGAAAGAGTCCCAAAAGTGAACTTGACCGTGGAACCTGAGGTACTCACCTTTACGAAGGTGAAAGAAAGGAAGACATATAAGATTTATTTTAGTAGACACGAGTTCAAGGAAATTGAGTCTTACGTTGAAGGTTCCATTACGTGGGTTTCTCTCAAATACTCGGTTAGAATTCCGATTTCTGTAAAATTGGTATTGTGA